GACGCATCAGCGGCAACAGGGCCTCGACCGCGGGGATGCTGCCGACGGTGTCGGCAACGACCTGCACGCCCTCGGGCGCCCAGTTGCGCACCGCGGCGCGCACTTCGTCGCGGCGCTCGTTCGTCGTGGCGCTGCCGGGTGCGGCGGAGAAGCGCGCCAGGCGGTCGTCGTGGCGTCCCACGAGCATCACCCGCGCGCCCCGGACCTGGAAGGTCTGCGCGGCCCAGTGGCCCACCATGCCGTCGCCGATCACCACGACGGCGTCGCCGGGCGCCACTCGCGGCCGCATCGCCACGTTGTAGCCAACCTGTGTGAGGACCAGGCCGCTGGCGGCCTCGGGCTCCAGGCGCTCGGGAAGCCGCCACACCTGCTCGAAGTGCGTTACTGCCGGCGAGACGTGGCCGCCAGCGGGATAGAACATGCCCTCGACGCGCGAGACCGTGGCGAAGACCAGCGCCCCCGACTGGAGTGCGGGCACGGAGGAGCCGACCCATTCCACAACGCCGACCTTCTGGTAACCGGGCACGTGCGGGAAGGGCAGAGGGTCGGCGTCGCCGCGCGGCGTGTCGCCGGCGATGCGCTCGCCGCGTATGAACGAGCCCTCCGTTCCGTTGCTGATCCAGGAGTGGAGGACGCGAACCACCACCTCCTCCGGCCCAGGCTCGGGCACGGTGACCGGTCGGAACTCGACGCAGCGGGGCCGCGTCGCGACGACGGCGTGAGCCTGCATGGCGCGCTCCTGCTCCGGGGCGAGCGACCAGCCAACGCGGGAATCCCGGCGTCAGGCGCCCGAGAAGCTCGGAAGGTCGTAGCCGATGTGGTAGCCCTCGCCCGCGTAGGGGTGCGGATGGACCAGGCAGTAGATGAAGTCCTCTCCGCTGAGCAGGCAGAGGGTCTCGCCGGTGATCCCGAGCAAGTGGTTGCGGGCCGTGAAGTCGACCTTGGGGTGGACCATGACGCTGGGCAGACGCCGGTCGCGCCGGAGCACGGCCGCAGCCTCCGGCGTTACGGGCTCCAGGAACTTGCTGACAAAGACGATGTAGGGCTTCTCGGGATAGGGACGCGCGATCCTGCCCAGGTGCGTGTGTCCGTGCCAGGCGAAGAGCGCGATCTCCTCGCTCTCGCAGCGGCGCGGCCCCTCCTCCAGCCGCCGCAACATCTCCGTCGTCGCGCCGTCGAGGCGCCTCTTCGCGAGCCTGCTTCCCACCGACACCTCCGGGTTCCGCCCACATGGGGCCGCTGACCCATTCTACTGGCGCCGGGCCGCCGAGTCAATGGCGTCGCGGCAATCGGGTGCGCCGGGCGCACGTGAGGCCGCGGCCGGCGGCGCGCCGCCAAGAGGAGAGCGGAGCCAGGGCGACGGGTCGTGTCGGTTCCGCAACCCGCCGCGCGGCGTGCCGCGCCTCGACCGGCAGGGTGCTGGCGCCCCAGCGGCCCGCTGCAGAACAGCATCCGCGCCGGCAGCCCGCTCGGCGAACCCGTGCGCATGCAGCCGCGCACGCTTTGGGCGCTGGCCGGTCTGGGCCTCCGGCGCCCTGACACGAGACGCGCGCCAACGGACGAGGGACGCCGGGCGTGGGCGCGTTGCCCTCCGTCATTGTTGGTGCCGCCCTTCCACTGGCACAGGGCATCACGGGACGGTCTCGCCCATTTGCTGGCGGTACATGGCCGCGTAGAGGCCGCCCGCCGCGATCAGCGCGCGGTGCGGCCCCTCCTCCACGATCTCGCCCTGGTCGAACACCAGGATGCGGTCGGCGCCCCGCGCGAGCGAGAACCGGTGCGAGGTGACGAACGTGGTGCGCCCGCGCATCAGCCGCTCGAGCGCCTGGGTGATGATGGCCTCCGACTCGGGCTCGACGCTGGAGGTCGGCTCGTCCAGGATGAGTATCCGGGGGTTGGCGAGGAACGCGCGCGCGATGGACAGGCGCTGACGCTGCCCGCCGCTGAGCTTGACGCCACGCTCGCCAATCTCGGTGTCGAAGCCGCGCGGCATCTCGGCAATGAAGTCGGTGGCGTTGGCGGCGCGGACGGCGGCCTCGACGTCGGCCATGTCGGCGTCCTGGTTGCCATAACGGATGTTCTCGAGCACGGTTCCGTTGAACAAGAAGGTATCCTGCAGCACCATCGCCAGGTGCCGGCGTAGATCGCGCTGCCGAAGACCGGCGATGTCGCGCCCATCCACCAGGATGCGGCCTTGCGTGGGGTCGTAGAAGCGCGGGATCAGGTTGAGCACGGTGGTCTTGCCGGCGCCGCTTGGGCCCACCAGCGCGACCATCTCGCCGGGCGCCACCTCGAAGTCCACGTCGCGCAGCACCGGCCGCCGCCCGTAGGAGAAGGAGACGCCGCGGAAGGTCACGCTGCCCTCGATGTGCTCGACTGGCGCGGCGTCGGGCGCGTCGCGCACCGTCTCCTCGGCGTCAAGCACCTCGAACACGCGACTGCCGGCGGCCTCGGCGCGCTGGAGCATCTCGTTGATGGTGGCAAGCTGGTTGATGGGCATGAAGAGCGGCCACCAGTAGCCCCGATAGGCAACTAGGCCGCCCACCGTGAACGTACCCTGCAGCACGAGCCAGGCGCCATAGCCCACGGAGAGGACGTTCGAAAGGAATCCCACGAGCCGCACCGTTGGGAAGAACGTTGTGCGCGCGTTGATGGCGCGGAAGTTGGTGGCCAGGTACTCGCGCGTCACGGCGCGGAAGCGCTCCTCCTCGCGCGCCTCCCCGGCGAAGGCCTTGATGACGACCATGCCGGTCAGGTTCTCCTGGAGGCGCGCGCCGACCGCGCCGAGCCGGTCGCGCGCCTCGCGGTAGAGGCGCTTAACGCGCACGTTGAACCGGCGGGTGAGGAGGAAGACGAGACCGATCGGCAGAAGCGTCGCCAGGCCCAGCCGCCAGTTGAGCCAGATCAGGATGCCGGCGACGTAAGCAAAGCTGAGCACGTTCGCGATGATGGAGTCGGTGCCCTGGACCGCGACCTCCTGGAGCACGTCGATGTCGTTCATCGTGCGCGCCACCAGGTCACCAGTGCGGCTCTCGTGCAGGTAGGCGAGCGACTGGCCCTGAAGCTTTGCGTACACCTCGTTGCGCAGGTCGAACACGAGCCGCTGGCCAACTTTCTCGAGCAGGTTGCTTCGGTAGGCCTCAAGCAGGGTGCCGATCGCCTGCACCGCCAGCATCACGCCGATCGCCGGTAGCAGAAGGCCCACGCGGCGGTGGCCGATCACGTCGTCGACAATGAAGGCCCACACGAGCGGATGGAACGCACCGGCCGGGATGGCGAGGAGCAGGAGAAAGAGGCCGAGGGCGATCCTCCGCCAGTGCGGGCGCAGATAGGGAAGCAGGCGGCGGAAGACGCCGCGGCGCGGCGAGGGTTGCGGGGTCACGTCGGATCTCCTGGGCCCGCGCGGGCGGCCGGACCCGGCGGCGATCGGGTGTTCGGCGCGCCGCGCCCCGGCACCTCCGCTCGCTCGCACGCGGCACGGCGGGCCGGCCCGCCGTGCTGGGAGCGGCCACGACCTGAACCTCGGCCATGCCGAAGGAACTCCTGCGAGACCGCCGCGCCGCGACCGTTCAGCCAACAGGGTGTCGCGGGCCTATCGGCCCTTGCCGGTCTGCTCGTCCGCCTCCTCGGCGGCATCGTGAGCCGCGTGCTTCGCCTTGCCCCAGCCCTCCTGGATCTTGCCCTCGGCCTGCTTGGCCTTGCCGCGAACATCGTCCGAGCGGTTGTCGGTTAGGTCGCCCTGCGCGCCCCGGACCCTCCCCTCGACCTGCTTGCTTGACTTCGCCCTTGACCGTGTCCTTGCCCATCATCCTTCTTCTTCAGGCGCGCGTGCTCGCTACACCATGAGCGCCTGGCGCTCCGGTGTGCTGGCGAGCCCGATGTGTGCCGCGGTGTGCAGCGCGAACCAGTGCTCCGCGGCCGGTGGCCGCGGCGCAATGACCTGCATTGCGAGCGTGGCGATTCTCCTTTCGGTCTCCATGCGGTCCGCCCAGTCCTCCTCCTCCACGATGCGGCCCAGGTAGTTCTCCAGCAGACGCCCATCGCGGTCCGCGGCGCCGGCGCGCAGCGGATAGCCGTCCATGCGGACCGCGCTGAAGAGCACGCCGGCCCCGGCCCCCTGCCGGCGCCAGTTGCGCTCGACGTGCCGGGCCAGCCGCTCCGGAAGGCTCGTGGAGCCGTCTCGCGCGCCGTGCACCAGATGGACCAGATGTCCGTCCCCGCGGGCCGCCAGGTGGTGGATGGCGCCGAGCGACCACGCCATCGTCTGGCGCGGCGGCGCGAGACCCACCGTCTGCAGGACGATGTCCAGCCGTCCCAGGAGCTTCTCGGAGCGCGCGAGGGCCGCTCGCGCTTCGGCGAGCGTGCCGACTGGCAACTCGGTCAGCGAGGCGTCGCGGCGGAACTGGTAGAGGAGCGCGCGGATCGCCGCGTCGACGGAGGCGCCGGGCCCGGTGATGGCGATGCGCGCTCCGGCGTTCGCCAGGTGCCGCGCAAGCGCCACCGCCGAGCGGCTTGCGGGGCAGGTCAGCAATACTCCCTTTCCAGACATCGTAGCGTCCATCGTGGGCTCCCATAGAGTGCGGATGCCTGGCAAGACGAGGCCGCGCCCCCGGATGTTCCTGATGGCGAATCGGACCTCCCGGGGGCAGGGAGGCTACCCCGAACGAACGCGTCGCGCGGGCGCATTGACGGCCGGAGCGGCGCCCCGGTACCATGAGGGCATGGTGACCATCGCCTGTGTGCTCGCTCTCGCGCTGCCGGCCCTGGTCGGGGTCTCCCCGGGCGCCGCGCGTGCCGACCAGCGCTGCGCCGAGTGGGGCCGGGAGACGCTCGAGCAGATCCGCTCCGACCTCTACATGCCGGAGCGCGGACTGTATGCCGAGGAGGCCGCGCTCTCCGGCGACAGACCGCGCCAACCGGCGTTCATGTGGGGCTGTGGCGTACAGCTTGCCGCGCTAGCCGCGGCGGCGCGCCTCGACCGCGCCTACCGCGAGCCGCTGCGCGGCTATGCCGAGGCCCTCCAGAGCTACTGGTCGGAGGCGCGCGGGATCGGCGGCTACGACGTGTTGCCGGTGCCCAAGCCCTCGGACCGCTACTACGACGACAACGCCTGGGTCGTGCTCGCGATGCTCGATGCCCGCGAGGCCACGGGCGAGGAGCGCTACCGGGAGCTCGCCGAGCGTGCGATGGCGTTCGTGCTGAGCGGTGAGGACGAGCGACTGGGCGGCGGCATCTGGTGGCGCGAGGAGGAGCGTCGCTCCAAGAACACCTGCTCCAGCGCGCCGGCCATCGTCGGAGCGCTGCGGCTCTTCCGGCTCACCGGCAAGCGCCGATACCGCGACGCGGCCGATCGTCTCCAC
This portion of the Chthonomonadales bacterium genome encodes:
- a CDS encoding AGE family epimerase/isomerase, with product MVTIACVLALALPALVGVSPGAARADQRCAEWGRETLEQIRSDLYMPERGLYAEEAALSGDRPRQPAFMWGCGVQLAALAAAARLDRAYREPLRGYAEALQSYWSEARGIGGYDVLPVPKPSDRYYDDNAWVVLAMLDAREATGEERYRELAERAMAFVLSGEDERLGGGIWWREEERRSKNTCSSAPAIVGALRLFRLTGKRRYRDAADRLHRWTKAHLQDTDGLYFDNVRLDGTVEPTKWSYNTAVMIDAECMLYAITRERRYRDEALRVARAARARWVRETGAVADEGRFARLLLEALLDVDALDRRGGWRATVQRCLAHLHTEVRDARGRYGGRWDRTAGEPVQRFSLLDQASAARAYWAAAKAP
- a CDS encoding zinc-binding dehydrogenase, with the protein product MQAHAVVATRPRCVEFRPVTVPEPGPEEVVVRVLHSWISNGTEGSFIRGERIAGDTPRGDADPLPFPHVPGYQKVGVVEWVGSSVPALQSGALVFATVSRVEGMFYPAGGHVSPAVTHFEQVWRLPERLEPEAASGLVLTQVGYNVAMRPRVAPGDAVVVIGDGMVGHWAAQTFQVRGARVMLVGRHDDRLARFSAAPGSATTNERRDEVRAAVRNWAPEGVQVVADTVGSIPAVEALLPLMRHDGHISSAGFYGPHGQIDIQWLREREITLHAPSGWSRSRMDATLDMLARGEIRTLPLVTHRFPAASAAEAFDRVLSRREGVLGVLLDWE
- a CDS encoding ABC transporter ATP-binding protein codes for the protein MTPQPSPRRGVFRRLLPYLRPHWRRIALGLFLLLLAIPAGAFHPLVWAFIVDDVIGHRRVGLLLPAIGVMLAVQAIGTLLEAYRSNLLEKVGQRLVFDLRNEVYAKLQGQSLAYLHESRTGDLVARTMNDIDVLQEVAVQGTDSIIANVLSFAYVAGILIWLNWRLGLATLLPIGLVFLLTRRFNVRVKRLYREARDRLGAVGARLQENLTGMVVIKAFAGEAREEERFRAVTREYLATNFRAINARTTFFPTVRLVGFLSNVLSVGYGAWLVLQGTFTVGGLVAYRGYWWPLFMPINQLATINEMLQRAEAAGSRVFEVLDAEETVRDAPDAAPVEHIEGSVTFRGVSFSYGRRPVLRDVDFEVAPGEMVALVGPSGAGKTTVLNLIPRFYDPTQGRILVDGRDIAGLRQRDLRRHLAMVLQDTFLFNGTVLENIRYGNQDADMADVEAAVRAANATDFIAEMPRGFDTEIGERGVKLSGGQRQRLSIARAFLANPRILILDEPTSSVEPESEAIITQALERLMRGRTTFVTSHRFSLARGADRILVFDQGEIVEEGPHRALIAAGGLYAAMYRQQMGETVP